DNA from Chitinophaga pendula:
ACAAATACTGAATAGCAATGGCAACATAGTACGCACCGCTACAATTAAAGACAACACGCTGAACGTCGCAGACATACCGCCTGGCATATATACCCTCATCATCAACCACCCAGTCAAAAAACTAACCGGCAGATTCGTCAAGTAATGGTACATACAACAAAAGGCCGGTCTACTATGACCGGCCTTGCCTTTTATAGGTGATAGGATATGATCAGAAACTATACCGCACAGATAACTGCCCCCGCCAGCGCGACTCCACCGGCGCATTGATAAACGACCCGTTCACCGGCACATAACTGTACATCGGACGGCTCACCCCTCCGGGCGTACCAGGTGTCTCCATTCCCTTATATATCAATATCGCACCACTCAACGTAGCTGGCAACTGCGTAGTAGTGATCGAAGGCAGCTTCACCAACCCCCAGTTACGGTTCAGCATATTCGTGAAGTTGAACACATCAAATGCCACCTGCAAAGCATGCGTCTTATTACCCAACTTCAATAATACATCCTGCGCTAGATGCAGGTCCACAATATGCGTCCAGGGCGTACGTGCCGCATTACGCTCCGCATACTCACCACGGTGCTTACGCAAATAAGGGTCCTGCTCTACAAAACTATTCAGCTGTTCATAGATCTCCTGCGGCGTACGTTTGTCCTGCGCGTTGTTAGGCACCAGCACAATGTCATTGATATCCTTCGGAATATACATCGCATCATTCTGCGTCTGACCATCACCGTTAATATCCGAATTCACCCGGTAAGTATAAGGCAAACCCGATTGACCATTATACACCAGGCCAATAGTAGTAGCCAGGTGCTTAAGATACGTAACACGGTAAGATACCGTCGCCACAATACGATGATCCAGGTTCCAGTCAGAATAAGTCAGCCTGGGTAGATTCGGATTATTCGCAATAGTATTGTTCCTGAAATTCGTAGACGCAATCGTCGAGTTCATACTCGAAATATCTTTCGCTTGTCCATAGGTATAGGCTGCCGATGCAGATACACCTTTTTCCACATTCCGCTCCAGCTTCGCAGTCAGACTATACTGATACCCTTTATTCGTATTCGTCAGCATAAATACATTCGTGAACTCCGGAAAACGTAACCGCGCATTACCCGCCGGATACAAATCACGTCCATCACCTCCCAGCTTACCCGTCGGCTCCACCAGGTTAAGGTCTTGAATATAGGGAGCATTGATGTCCTTACTATAGATCGCCTCCAGCGTTCCCGTAATATTCCAGGGCAACCGCTGATCTATAGCCAGACTCGTACGCCATACCTGCGGCATCCGGAAATTAGGATCCGTCAGGTCGATCTCTGATGTAGCAATAGCATTAGGTTTCGGCTGATTATATACATCCCCGCTGAATCGCACATTTGCCGTCGCAGCACCGGTTGCATTGATACGCCCCAGATCCACACCGGTATTGTTGTAAGCATTAGCCAACCACACATAAGGCAGCCTGCCAGTAAACACACCCGTACCTCCGCGTATGATCGTACCACCGTCCTTACGCACATCCCAGTTAAATCCTAAACGGGGCGACAATAACACCCGGGTCTTCGGACGCATCCCCGTACGATAACCTTCCTTCGCAAAGCCCGCAGCCACCTGCGCATTATCCAGCGGACTGTCCAGGAACACCGGTATATCCGCCCGCAATCCCGCAGTCACCTTCAACCCCTCCGTCACACTATATTCATCCTGTGCATAAAAACCTAACTGCAAAGACCGGAACACAGAAGTAGGCACCGCCACACCAGGCAGCTTAGAATACGTCAGCTGGTACAATGTAGGTGCCTGGTTGTTTAAAAACGCATCCAGACTGCTATACTGATAGTTACCCCAGATATTCTGCAGGAACAGGTTGTTAAAACGGAAAAATTCATTCTGCGTACCAAAAGTAAAATGATGCTTATCCTTCAGCCACGAAAGGTTATCCGTCAGCTGTATCAGATCCTGCTGCTGCTTGGCAGAAGGAGAATAACCTTCCGTACCCACAGCAATAGTACCCGCCGCACCGGCTTGTATAGTCACCTGCGGAAACGGACTACCGGGTATCTCCCGGTTATCACGCACATTCGTATAACCAATGATCAGGTTGTTGGATAACTTATCAGAAAAATAAGTGTTCAGCTCCGCTACCGTTACATTCGTACGGTTCGTCTGCACATATTTATTGTTTTCAAAACGCAATGCATTCACACCATTAGTGATATCATCCCGGCGCGCATTCACAAAATTATGCCGCAATGTCAACCGGTTACGATCATTGATAGCATAATCAAAACGTATAAAGAACTTATTACTGCTGGTCACCTTGCTGATATCTTCGAATTTACCGGGTTCATAACCAAAGCGGGCACGCAGGGTATCCGCCAGCTGCTGCGCCATCGCATAAGAGATAGTAGATTCGTCAGCAGTCCCTTTACCTCTGCCGGCACGATACAACAAGGGCTCATTACGATAGCTGCTCTCCCCGTTCACAAAAAAGAAAAGTTTATTCTTGATAATAGGCCCTCCCAGGCGAAACCCCAACTGCCCGTCCTGGAAAGTATTGAAACGCTGCCGGTTGTTATCCGGGCTCAGCCCCACCAACCCCTGGTTCTTCCCATAAGCATACACAGAGCCCGTAAAAGTATTCGTACCTCTCCGGGTAACAGCATTGATGCCAGCACCGGTAAAACTACCTTGCTTCACATCGAAGGGCGCCAGCACCACCTGTATCTCGTCAATAGCATCCAGGCTGATCGGTTGCGTACCAGCCTGCCCGCCCGGAGCACCGGTAGTGACACCACCACCAACACCATATCCCATAATATCATTGTTCTGCGAACCGTCGATCTGTATATTGTTATACCGGTTATTACGACCGCCAAAAGAAAGCCCGCTCGACTGCGGCACCAACCGCGTAAAGTCCGATAGAGATCGGTTCAACGTAGGCATACGATCCAGCTGTGACCGCGATATCTGCTGGCTGGCACCCGTTTTCGTAGCATCATGCGGAGAACTGCGACGATTACCTTTTACCTCCACCTGCTGCAACTGCCCCTTCTCCTCACTCATATATACCTTCACGTTATAAGCCTGCCCCAGAGAGAGATATACCTTGTCATCCACAAAATTGCGGTAACCAATAAAACTCACCTCTATCCGGTAAGGTCCTCCTACCGGTAAGTTTTGTAAATAAAAAGTACCCTTCTCCGACGTTTTTGCCTGGTACCTCGACCCCGTAGCAGCATAAGTTACCGTCACACTTGCCCCCGGCATCGGCTCATCATGATTGTTCTTCACAACCCCCTGCACCGCTGCCGTCGTTGTACCTTGCGCAGATACCTGCCCGTTCATAAACAAGAGCACCGACATACTGAAAAGCAGTGCGAACAATAATTGGAAATGTTTTTTCATACGGCTTAAGTTTAGATAATACAGTCCCTGTACCCGTCCCCCGACAGGCAGTACTGCTGCAATATTTTTTCTGTTGATTAGTAGATGATAACCTGCTCTCCTGTTATTTCATAGCTGATGTTGAAGCGAGCTTTCAGCTCCTCCAATAAGGTAGGTAATGTTTGTTGCTTGATCGACAAACTCACCGGACGCTCCTCCAGTTCCTTGTTCCTGATAGTCACTGTCACCTGATACTTTTCAGCAATCGCTTTCGCTACCGTTTTTAGTGGCGTCTGGTCAAAAGCAATAGCCGTCCACTCCTTGATAACTGGCGCCGGCACAGTCTTAGGCCTAATTATGGACGTATGTTTCACCAGCGTACCTGCATTTACTTGATAATCTGCTTTATCTCCCGCTGCCAATAACAGCGGCGGCTGTTGACCAACATCTACCTGCACTTTACCGCTATGTACGGCAATACTCCATTCCTTACTACGCTCGCCTGCCTGTATGGTAAACGATGTCCCCAGTACACGGGTCTCCATCTTACCTGCCCTCACAATAAAGGGATGCTGCGGATCTTTCTGTACGTCGAAATATACCGTACCGCTCATCCCAATACGGCGGTCCTGTTTAAATGCCGCAGGATAACGGATACTGGCATCCGCCGACAATAACGCAACAGATGCATCCGGTAATACAATACGTTGCTGATGCCCCGACGTATTATGGCGTACCACCAGTTGTTCGCCAGCAGGAGTAACATGTTGGGCGATAGGCTGCACACCATTTTTCTCAGGAGCGGTCCGTACCGGCATGAACCAGATACTCCATCCGATAAGGCCTGCAGCAGCCACCATACCTGCCCGGCGAAACCATTCCGACCGGTGCCGGTCTGATTGCAGCTTCGCCCGCAACTTCGCAAAGGATGGCCGTACCCCTTCCCCTTCAACAGGAGACAACTCCGCCAATCGCGATAAATGATACTGAAAGAAATTATCCTGCTCCGCAGGCGTAAGCCCCTGCAACCATTGCAGGATCACCTCATGCTCCTCAGCAGCACTGGTCCCACTAAAAAAACGATCCAGCATCTCGCTGTCAAAAGGTGATTGTACCATATACAATAGTTATACGATTAGCACTAAATGCTACCCTACCCCGAAAAACAGATTTTTTAAAGACTTAATATTCCGGTAACAATGGCGATCTCTAACAAGTGTTCGCTACAATACGCTCTTAAATACTTTAAAGCCACAGACAAATGCTTTTCTACCGCCTTAATGGAAATGTTTAACGAGGTGGCAATTTCTTTATGTGAAAGATGATGCATACGGCTCATCGTATACACCTGCCGGCTACGATCGGGCAACCGTGTTACCGCAAGAGCAGCCTGCTTCTGCAGGTCCGCCAGCAGTATATCCTGGTAGGTCGTATCCGTCGCCGGCTCAACAGGGAGGTCCGAGGTGGTGGACGTACTGGCACTATGCCGCGCACTACGCAGATAGTCCGTGAGCAAATTACGGGCTATCGTAAATAAAAGGTTCTTACAATTCAGTTCGGGGTTGATCTTTGACCTCTTTTCCCAGAGCCGTACAAACGCATCCTGCGTGATCTCCTCCACCAGCTGCTGATCACGGCAATAAGGATACAAAAAACGATACACCAGGTGAAAATACTTCTCATACAGATACCCTAATGCAGCCACACTCCCCTCCTGCAAAGCAGCAGCGGCAGCAACATCATCCTCAAAAAAGATTCCCTGCATGATAATAGTTTACCTGGCAAAAGTATAAACCTTCACCCGGCTTATCAGGAACGGTAATGTTATCAAAACATTAAACAATACAAAAAGCCTTCTCCCGAAAGAGAAGGCTGTACCCGTACTTTCCCCTATATTAATACACTAAAAATGACTTAAAATATCAGGCGCCAATGATGGCAACTTCACCTTATAACGATAGATACCATTAAAACTATCCTCTTCCTTCAGGAACTCATGCGAACGCTTACTGATCCAAAACCGCTGCGTAGCCTTCTTACCCTGAAACTCGCTCTCCGTCAGCAATATCCAGCAGTCCTCTGCCCTGCTATCAAATGTGATCAACCGCTCACTACCCGTCACCTCGTATAAAATATACTTAGGCACGTCAAGACCCGCATCATAAAAACGAATGGCAAATCGTTTCCCCGCAGCCAAAGGCAACATTTCAAAGGTCTCTATATCCAGGTTCCAGTTATAGTTAGGAAGATCGAATGATAAATGAAAAGAAGCCCTCGTGTTCGCAGCAACCGTATCCGCTCCTTGTATACCTTGCCAGCTCCAGTTGTACGCAGCAACTCCCCTGGTATTACGCTCACTATGATACACAGGCGAAAAATCATCCATCCGGTTGTAGGAGGTATAAGCCCGGTAACCACTGGTATCATTGCCGTACCAGTACTGCTGCATCACATATAACCGCTTGCCTTGTTGCGCAACAATACTACTGTTTCGCAACCACAAGCTCAGATGCAATTGCTGGGACGATCCCGGCCGTTGGAAGTATACCAGGTACTGCTTGGCGCCCGGCTTCAACCAAGCAGTACGTAAATGCCCGCTGCCAGGCCTCACCGTATCAGCTTGCCCGTAAGACCGGCCACATATCCCGGCGATCACTATCATTAGTAATATACTCATTGTGGCAGCAGGTGGAAAGCGGTGCGCTTTTTTTACTCTCATAAGTTGAATTTTTTCTAAAATTCATCCACACGCCCCACATTACACGAACATTTCAACCGTCAGCTCCATATTTTCAATATCCCCTGAGAGCAATGATTTTAATGGAATGGTTGAAAAGATCCCCCCAATGGTTGAAAAGATCAGGTAGTAGATAAAAACTTTGTATGTTTGGAACCATGCATGTGGGAAAAGAAAACATAAGCCCGGTAAAGATACAATGGCTACTATGGCTGTTCGTGCTGGCCGTCAACTTCGGCGCTATCCTGCCAATGGATGGATGGCCCAAAGCTGCAATATTTGCAGCAATCAATACCATCGCATACGCCATGACCGTCTACGGCAATATCTTCCTCCTCCTACCCAAACTCTATAATAAAGGACATCGCCTCATATATATACTCGTTTCCCCGCTATTTATACTGGTAATAGGCGGCTTCCGAACCTTAACCATCACCTGGATATACGATACCCTCTTCCCGGGAGATATGTCCTCCACCCTCTCCTTTCGCACATTCACCTACTTAACGACCGGCACCTTCCTGCTTTTCCTCCTCAGTTTCGTATTCAAACTCGCACTGGACTATTTTAAACTCAAACAACAGGCAAAAGAGATCATCGCCGACAAAAGCAAAGCAGAACTAAACCTGCTCAAATCACAGGTACAACCCCACTTTCTCTTTAATACCCTCAACAATATATACT
Protein-coding regions in this window:
- a CDS encoding TonB-dependent receptor → MKKHFQLLFALLFSMSVLLFMNGQVSAQGTTTAAVQGVVKNNHDEPMPGASVTVTYAATGSRYQAKTSEKGTFYLQNLPVGGPYRIEVSFIGYRNFVDDKVYLSLGQAYNVKVYMSEEKGQLQQVEVKGNRRSSPHDATKTGASQQISRSQLDRMPTLNRSLSDFTRLVPQSSGLSFGGRNNRYNNIQIDGSQNNDIMGYGVGGGVTTGAPGGQAGTQPISLDAIDEIQVVLAPFDVKQGSFTGAGINAVTRRGTNTFTGSVYAYGKNQGLVGLSPDNNRQRFNTFQDGQLGFRLGGPIIKNKLFFFVNGESSYRNEPLLYRAGRGKGTADESTISYAMAQQLADTLRARFGYEPGKFEDISKVTSSNKFFIRFDYAINDRNRLTLRHNFVNARRDDITNGVNALRFENNKYVQTNRTNVTVAELNTYFSDKLSNNLIIGYTNVRDNREIPGSPFPQVTIQAGAAGTIAVGTEGYSPSAKQQQDLIQLTDNLSWLKDKHHFTFGTQNEFFRFNNLFLQNIWGNYQYSSLDAFLNNQAPTLYQLTYSKLPGVAVPTSVFRSLQLGFYAQDEYSVTEGLKVTAGLRADIPVFLDSPLDNAQVAAGFAKEGYRTGMRPKTRVLLSPRLGFNWDVRKDGGTIIRGGTGVFTGRLPYVWLANAYNNTGVDLGRINATGAATANVRFSGDVYNQPKPNAIATSEIDLTDPNFRMPQVWRTSLAIDQRLPWNITGTLEAIYSKDINAPYIQDLNLVEPTGKLGGDGRDLYPAGNARLRFPEFTNVFMLTNTNKGYQYSLTAKLERNVEKGVSASAAYTYGQAKDISSMNSTIASTNFRNNTIANNPNLPRLTYSDWNLDHRIVATVSYRVTYLKHLATTIGLVYNGQSGLPYTYRVNSDINGDGQTQNDAMYIPKDINDIVLVPNNAQDKRTPQEIYEQLNSFVEQDPYLRKHRGEYAERNAARTPWTHIVDLHLAQDVLLKLGNKTHALQVAFDVFNFTNMLNRNWGLVKLPSITTTQLPATLSGAILIYKGMETPGTPGGVSRPMYSYVPVNGSFINAPVESRWRGQLSVRYSF
- a CDS encoding DUF3108 domain-containing protein, with the protein product MRVKKAHRFPPAATMSILLMIVIAGICGRSYGQADTVRPGSGHLRTAWLKPGAKQYLVYFQRPGSSQQLHLSLWLRNSSIVAQQGKRLYVMQQYWYGNDTSGYRAYTSYNRMDDFSPVYHSERNTRGVAAYNWSWQGIQGADTVAANTRASFHLSFDLPNYNWNLDIETFEMLPLAAGKRFAIRFYDAGLDVPKYILYEVTGSERLITFDSRAEDCWILLTESEFQGKKATQRFWISKRSHEFLKEEDSFNGIYRYKVKLPSLAPDILSHF
- a CDS encoding FecR family protein encodes the protein MVQSPFDSEMLDRFFSGTSAAEEHEVILQWLQGLTPAEQDNFFQYHLSRLAELSPVEGEGVRPSFAKLRAKLQSDRHRSEWFRRAGMVAAAGLIGWSIWFMPVRTAPEKNGVQPIAQHVTPAGEQLVVRHNTSGHQQRIVLPDASVALLSADASIRYPAAFKQDRRIGMSGTVYFDVQKDPQHPFIVRAGKMETRVLGTSFTIQAGERSKEWSIAVHSGKVQVDVGQQPPLLLAAGDKADYQVNAGTLVKHTSIIRPKTVPAPVIKEWTAIAFDQTPLKTVAKAIAEKYQVTVTIRNKELEERPVSLSIKQQTLPTLLEELKARFNISYEITGEQVIIY
- a CDS encoding sensor histidine kinase; this encodes MFGTMHVGKENISPVKIQWLLWLFVLAVNFGAILPMDGWPKAAIFAAINTIAYAMTVYGNIFLLLPKLYNKGHRLIYILVSPLFILVIGGFRTLTITWIYDTLFPGDMSSTLSFRTFTYLTTGTFLLFLLSFVFKLALDYFKLKQQAKEIIADKSKAELNLLKSQVQPHFLFNTLNNIYYEAYREAPRTALFIGQLAEIMRYFVDESPKEKVALNAEIQFLENYIALERIRFRYPIDISFKYSCEPATRIPPMLLMTFVENLFKHGIDKSRQDNKVHISLVQAPNTLTFHTYNTLYLNNTYHKGGFGLKNLQERLTLLYGTQYEMQIYTTGQQFHAFLKIPLT
- a CDS encoding RNA polymerase sigma-70 factor encodes the protein MQGIFFEDDVAAAAALQEGSVAALGYLYEKYFHLVYRFLYPYCRDQQLVEEITQDAFVRLWEKRSKINPELNCKNLLFTIARNLLTDYLRSARHSASTSTTSDLPVEPATDTTYQDILLADLQKQAALAVTRLPDRSRQVYTMSRMHHLSHKEIATSLNISIKAVEKHLSVALKYLRAYCSEHLLEIAIVTGILSL